CTTCTCTTTTCTCTCATCTGTAATCGTATATCCATTCCAGATCAAGTCGATACGACCGCTATTTAGTTCAGATTCTTTTGCGCTCCAATCGATAGGTTGAAACTCGACTTGTTTGCCCATCTTTTCGCCGGCTGCACGTGCATAATCAATATCAAAACCGACTAGCTCATTTTTCTCATCCCGGAATCCCATTGGTGCAAACTTATCATCAACTCCGATAATCAGCTTGTTCGCGTCAGCGCCAGTCTTTGCGCTGGAACAGCCCACTACCAATGAAACCATCGCACTCAATAACAATGACATCCATGCTATTTTCTTCATCGTGATGATCCCCCTCGTTTTCCCTACTCTATATTTCACTCTGATAAAGTGGTAATACGTTAACAAGGTATCATGATAGCACATTAGCAAGGAATAGTCGATACTTTAGTAAACAAAAGCACCTTAGAAATATACGCCAAATGAATGAGTAAAATGCCCGACTAGCAGATGCACGTCTTTTTCTTTTTTCCGACACTCCCGCGTTCCTCTATCTTTTTGATATACTCCGTAGCCAACGGAACCTTGCACGCTGTCTGTCCGACGTCCACATGCACTTTGCCAATTTCTGTGGCCACTTCCAACGCTTCCTGATGAAGCTCCGGTACATATGCTCCTACTGAAATAACGAATTGATTCATGGTGTACCGTACGCGATTTTGTTCCTGGTGAATCGTCTCCTTCACTCTCATAAGGAGCCGCTTGATTTCTTCTTTATCTAGCTGTTCATCGGGAATAATCGACAAGTAGTTCGAATACGTATTCCACCCACATGTGGCTACCATCTCTTCTTTTGACTCGATCCATTCTCGTGCCAACTCCATGGCAAAAGGGCTCTCAGCGGCTACACTCGCAACCGTATATTCGGCGGGCGCGTACCAAGACGCTTCCTTGACCCAAGCCTGCAGCCGCTCTTTTGTCATGCTCTTCGGGTCAACCGTCAATCCTGCCAAGTACATGGCGTCGTAGTTTCCCGTATCGTACAGCGCCTGGACGAGCTGCTGATCACGCTTTACCTCCTTGACCAGCTTTTTCATATCGCCCACTCGCACGCCAAACAAAGGCTCTTTCGCCCCATGCCGCAATAACGTTTTTTTCGTCTGCTCTGTCCCCATCGCTTCGAGCTTCTGCATGACTTCTTCCAGCGTCATCTTGCCACCCTCCTTTTTCTTCTATTAAATAGGATAACCAGCAGCGCTACCTCCAACACGAAAAAGCCCTCCATATTCAAAGGAGAGCTTTTTCGTATCGGAGCTTGACGCCCTTTTCCTATCCTTACGCCTGATTGCGTACTTTGATATACGAAACATTTCTGACGTTGATGACAACATCATCATACTGGAGCCATCCGTCGCTTTGATTAGCGACCATTTGAATGATCTCTTCCGGTTCCGTCGATTCGATGCTAATCGTTTCACCGCCTCCGGAAAAGTAAAATTGAATCACTTTTACTTCCTTCATAAAATCCCCTCCTATTCCTTCTAGTTATCGGATAGTTGGAAAATTTTTGTTACGGGTGATTTTTATGTATACTTTTGTTGCAGCTATTCCGTTTTGAATGTCTATCATTTCAGTGAAAAGGGGTTTGTTGAAAATGCCGGATTCGGTACACACGAGAAAAGGAGCAGTTAAAGCCTCGCTCATCCCTGAAAATGTATTAGCACTCCTTCATGCTGGAGAATTAGAAAGCGTCAATTTGACTGAATGGCAGGCTGTGGATCATATTCATCTGTTACGAAGCGTTCTGCCTCATGTTCAATTAGATGCGCATGTCTCTCCACTTGTTGATCAATTAGAAGAAACGGGATCTACGAGCGGAATGAAGGCTATCCGTCTGATTGGACAAGAACTACTTGCGATCTTACACAAATCGGGTGAACCCATAGCTACGTCTCCCGTTTTCCTATCGTTGGCCACCCACAAGTCAGACAGTGTACGTTGCTGGAGTGCCTATATCATTGGCTTGGACAACACCTTATCGGTCGAAGAAAAACTAAGGCAAATAAGAAAATTCGCGGCAGATCATCATTTTGGAGTGAGAGAGATCGCATGGATGGCGATTCGAGATTCTCTCGTGCATGATCTGAACCATTCCATTCAACTCCTGAGCGAATGGGTACTGGATACCGACGAAAATATTCGCCGCTTTGCGGTAGAGGCCACACGCCCACGAGGTGTCTGGTGTAAGCATATTGACGCATTGAAAAATGATCCAGCTCGCTGCCTGCCTTTGCTCACGCCAGTGAAGTCAGATCTATCTAAATATGTTCAAGATTCTGTAGGGAATTGGTTGAACGATGCGAGTAAATCACAACCAAGCTGGGTGATACAGCTTTGTGACGAGTGGCTAAGCATCTCTGATTCAAAGGAAACGAAAAGAATTGTAACCAAAGCGAAAAGAACCATCCTGAAGACCCAAACCGAACAGAAATGATGAACCGAATCACATATTTATCCCAATTTTATTTGTTGAATTCATTATCCGAGGAAAGTTTGCGCTTAATCGATCAATTAACCTCCTTAACCCCTTTCCCCAAAAATACGTGCATTCAAACACCAGAAACTTTTTCAGAGGGCTTCTACTTCATCAAACAGGGGAAAGTACGTTTATATAAAGTAAATCGGGATGGTCGGCAGTTTACATTTGATATCCTTGGGGAAGGCAATGTGTTTGGAGAAGTGGATTTGCTCTCATTAGGTACACGGGAGATGTATATAGAAACCATCGAAGACTGCCTCATTTGTAAAATGAGCAAAGCAAAATTTGAGAGCTACATAATCGAACACCCGCAACTGATGATGAAGATCATGAGGCTCATTAGCGATAGAATGGTTTCGATCAGCCAAGCAGCCGAAAATCTTGCCCTTCTCCCTTTACAAGATCGCATTATTTCCACGTTAGTAAGGCTTGCCGACCAATTTGGCAATCCTAACAGTTCTGCGTTTCTACAAATTGAGTTACCTCTTTCCCATCAAGAGCTCGCCCATTTTGTCGGGGCATCCAGGGAAGCTGTGACGGTAGCATTACGTGCTTTAGCAAGAGAAGAACTAATTCAAACAGGCTTTAAAACCATTTCCATTCATCGGGACAACATTTTAAAGAAGATGTAATCCAGTTTACATCTTTCCCTCTAAAAGAAAGATATCGTAAAGCTATGGCTTCTACTATTCTTTCGAAAAAGAGGGGAACGACATATGGATAAACCACATTTTCAGAGCCTGCGCGAAGAGCTAGATTATACAACCATTCAAATAGCAGACTTCCTCACTCGTGAAGTAACAGATTCATTTACAAGATCAATCGAGGAGCTGAGGATCTCTGGACAGGCAAAGGGCTTACCGATTGGTTCGATGGCGCCTGATTTCACATTGAACGATCACACTGGCAAGACCATTACCTTGTCGGAAGAAATCGTAAAAGGTCCCATCGTCCTCACGTTTTTCCGTGGATCATGGTGCCCCTACTGCAATTTGGAACTGCAAGCATACCAAAAACAGATCGATACGATAACCTCTCTGGGTGCCCAATTGTTTGCCATTAGCCCACAATCTCCTGCACACTCTCTTACTATGCAAGAGAAAAACGGACTGAGCTTTCCCGTGTTATGCGATACCAATAACCAGGTAGCAGAAAAATATAAACTCAGATTCAGACTGCCTGATTCTTTACAGGATACCTACCGATCATTGGATATTGATCTCAAGCATTTTAATAGTGACGATTCTTGGACGCTCCCCATTCCTGCTACTTATATCCTCGACAACCAGAGCGTAATCCGGTTAGCATGCTTAGATCCAGATTACAAAAAGCGAATGGAGCCAACCGAAGTTTTAGACATTCTGCGTAACCTAACCTAACGCCTATATAACGAAGAACCAGTTGATACCACAACTGGTTTTTTGTACGTCTAAGCTTTATAAACAATTAGTTTCTTTTCCCTACCAAAACTTGACAAAGATATATCTTTTGGCTTATATTTTGCATGATTATATCTAGCAAAATTCGACACATTTTTACAAGTTTTGCTAAAAAATGCAAAAGGCAAAGTCATCGAAAGGTGGCGACGCAAAACCACGGGTCTACAGTCTTTGACCATGATAGCCGGGTTGCCATCATCTTGAGACCATTTTTTTGATGTTGGTAGCTTCGGTTGTTCCATTTCGATGGAACGGCCTTTTTTTGTGTTTCGTTTTTTGAAAGGAGGATGAAAGCACTTTCATTTTCGTAACGGATGGAAAAACATAACTTTTGAGACGTCAAACATACACAACACGGTAATCAGAAAATGATGGAGTGGACAAGTTATGTACAAACAAGTAGAAACCGTACAAGAGTTAGCAAAATTTCATGAAATCAAAGAAACAGTATGGACAAGCATGGGCTTCGAGATGGAGTACGCGAAAGAAGGCTCCGCACAATTCCTCTTAATTGCCGAAGACGGTGAAGCAGGTGGAACATTTGAAATGACGCCCTTTTCCAAATCAAATGCTTATATGAAAGCACTTTTTCAGGATGTTGTTACAGAAGATATGAAAGTAATGGAGGTAGACAGTCTTGCTGTTTTGCCGAAATACCGTGGACAACTAGGGCAAAAAGGAATTTGCTTGATGATAGATTACGCTGAAAAGCATGATTATACCCACGCAATTGGGGTAGCAGATCCGACTTTTTTTTCGTTCATTAACAAGAAGTATCAAGTAAAAGCGACTCAAACCAAAGATATCGTCTTTTACAAAGGGGCCGATGCCATTCCGACCCTGTTTCATCTAAAAGATGTCTATGACAATAAGCACGATCCGAAATATTCCTGGTACAATTCGTCGTCATCCAACCAAGTAAAAGTCGAGGTAGGTGGGTAACATGGATAACATTGATAACATTGATCTATTGAGAAGAAGAAACAATTGGGTCGTAATCGTATTCGCAAGTATTATTACGGTTGTTCAGGTCTTAAACCTTTTTCTAGGCGTATCGTACACATTCGTTTTCACGATACTGGGTATTTTGTATGGCGTGCTGGCACCTTTTACTTACATCTCCAATCGCCCGAGCTTCCGTGAAAAAGCAGCGCCCTTCATGAAGTTTTTCAACTTCGCCGTAATCGGGATCTTCATGTTCATCGTAGTTGGACTAGACCCGCATATGATCAATATCATGACCATTATGTTCTTTGTAGCAGTCATGGGGATTTATCAAGACCGACTCATCAATATTTTGACGATTGTATCGACATTGGGTATTGTCTCTTACTACTTCCTGACACAGAGAGAAACGATTTTCCATTCGACTAACAATCTTGATCTGATGTACTTCCTGCTTACCTTCTGCTTCGTCTCTGTCACGAGCATGATGCATGCTGTATTCAATAACAAGCTGCAAGAGGAAAGTGAGCAACAAAAGCAAGAAGCGATTGCCTCGAAGGAATCGTTGCAACGTGTTCTGGATCAAATCAATGAATCACTCACCTCTATGCAAGACTATCAAGAGAATTTGAACCAGGTGACGGACGGCGTGAATGTTCGCGCAGTCGAAACCGTCGCTTCCCTGCAAGACATTATGGAGTCCTTTACGGTCCAGACCAGCAACACGGACGAGCTGCGTCGGGAAATGAGCTCGACGAATCTGCAAGTTGAGGATATGACTCGCTCTGTTACAGAGATGCATGAGTACGTAGAATCGACCAAAGAAGCCACTAGCGAGAGCGGCAAACGCATTGGCAACATCGGCAATGACTTTGAACGATTCATCACGGACATCCAAGGTACGAACCAACTGATTCAAGAGCTCAATAAAGAAACCGAATCGATTGGGAAAATCATTCAAACCATTTCCGAGATTTCTGCACAAACCAATCTGTTGGCACTCAATGCCACGATTGAAGCGTCTCGCGCAGGCGAACACGGCCGAGGATTTGCTGTCGTAGCAGATGAAGTACGCAAGCTGGCTGAATCCTCCAAGCTATCCTCTGAGTCGATCTCGAGCCTGCTGATGACCATTCGCAAAAAAATGAAGCTGGTATCGGATATGATTTCCGAGTCACAGACTTCTTTTGAGAAAAATAGCGAGGGCATCCTCGAAGTGCAAGAAATGTTCACCAATGTAGACAACTACATGCAAAACTTTGCGGATAAAACGAAAAACCTGCAAGAGTTCATCATCCATGTTCACAGCATGATTCAGGAAGTCGGCGCAAAAGTAGAAGTCAACGCAGATATTACCGACAAGAACAAAGAGAGCCTGGAAGAAGTGCTTGTTCTCGTTTCTGAGCAAAAAGACGAAGTCGTTAAGGTTTCTGGCGGCTTTGAAAAAATCGAACAACAGATGCGTGGTCTCCATATGTAACCTTCCTGCAACCGCCTTTCACGGGCGGTTGTTTTCTTTTCTCATTTTGTAACTGAACAGATATATAATGTAAATATTCTGATATTTATGTTCTTTTACAATGAAAGGAGGCACATCATTGATGGATGCACGAATCGAAACAAAAACGATTCAAACAGATCGATTGCTTGTTTCCTACCTGACAGCAGGCGTACCGGAAGGAGAACCGCTTCTCCTCATTCACGGCAATGCATCAGCCAACTTGTTCTGGGATGATACCATTGCGGCTCTATGTGACCAGTACCGTGTGTATGCACCTGATATGCGTGGCTATGGAGCAAGTGAAGCATTGCCTATCGATGCAACACGCGGTTTGCGAGACTGGTCGGATGACCTTCATTCGTTTATTCGGGCATTGGACTTGCCAACACCTATCCATCTTGCCGGCTGGTCTTTGGGTGGAGGGATCGTGATGCAGTTTGCCATCGATCACCCGCAGGAAGTCCGCTCCCTGATTCTAATCGCCCCCATGTCCCCTTACGGCTTTGGTGGAACCAAGGATATAGCTGGCACCCCCTGCTACAGCAGCTTTTCAGGCTCGGGTGGAGGAGCCGTCAACTCCGAGCTGGTTAAAAGGATAGCAGCCAAAGATATGAGTAATGAATCTCCCTCCAGTCCTCGCAATGTCATGAATCAACTTTATTTCAAGCCCCCGTTCCAAGTCGACCCAGAGCAGGAAGACCGTTATGTGAGCGCGATACTCTCTACGAGAACGGGAGAAGACTTTTACCCTGGTGCTTTTGAATACGTAAACGATTGGCCCGGTGTTGCTCCTGGGGCGACAGGGATTACGAATGCGATTTCTCCCAAATACGTAAATTTGTCCGGTATTGTCCAGATTGAGCCGAAGTGTCCGATTTTATGGATTCGCGGTGCGGATGATGCCATTATCTCGGATCAGTCGCTTGCTGATTTCGGTACCCTGGGCAAGCTTGGCTATGTCCCCGGATGGCCAGGGGAAGACGACTATCCCCCGCAGCCAATGGTCTCCCAAATTCGTGACGTGCTCGAACAGTATCAACGCGCTGGGGGTTCCTATCAGGAGTTTGTCATGGAACATGTGGGGCATGCTCCACACATCGAGAAAGCAGCGGAGTTTATAGAGCTCATTCGAAAAACCGTCAGGGCATGACCCTGACGGTTTTCTTTTGCAATCCATTGGTTTCCCCGATAGCTGCATCCCCGTCCAATTTGACCAGATTGGGTGAACATCCAATCAGCCTTACTCGTGAGAATGCCATTACATTACAAAATATGCTACAGACAGTCATTCAAAAAGAGATGCTGCTCTGCGATACTCTAACGAGAATACTAGACTCCGAAGTTTCTACAGGGTCAACTGGATTAACCGGACCACCCATATGTAAACAGGGCTATTTCGGCGTATCTTTCTCCGCTTTCGATACCTTCAAATTAAATTCTCTTTCCTGTTCCTCGATAATCGCTCGATCCTCTGCATTATCTCTCACTACTTTTTGCGTCAAAATCGATCCAACTGCTACCAGAAGCATACATGCGATATAATACCCCTTTTCGTGCAGCTGAAGACCTGTTGCATTGTATAAACCGATAGAAAATAGCAGTACACCTGCACCCAATGTAAAGTATGCCAAGAAAGTGAAGGCTCCCGTGTTGCGCATCCGATGCTTTTGTGGATACATAGTAACACCCCTCACATTTTGTTCATGTGGCTCATGCAAGCAAATATAAGTCAACCGGACGATTTCTCGCCCGGTTGCCTCTATGATTACTTCACAGCTTCCTTCTTGCCAAAGAAAGTACGCAATGCCTTGTATACCTCGCCCTTTTCCCGAATGACACAATGCATGAATTTCGGCTCTTTGATGTGGCGATATGCTGACATGAGGGTTGAATGACGATTATACTGATTCACTTCGCCATAGCCGAACATGTTGCATCTCTCCATGAGCTCTTTTACCAGCTTTACGCAACGCTCATTGTCAGACGTGAGGTTGTCGCCATCGGAAAAATGGAACGGGTAAATGTTGTACTGCGATGTTGGGTAGCGGCTATCGATGATCTCCAACGCTTTCTTGTAGGCAGAGGAGCAGATCGTCCCCCCGCTTTCCCCTTTCGAGAAAAAGGTGTCCTCCGTTACTTCCTTCGCATCCGTATGATGGGCAATGAAGACGATCTCGACTTTTTCGTACTTGGTGCGCAGAAAACGTACCATCCAGAAGAAGAAGCTGCGGGCGATATACTTTTCAAACACGCCCATACTTCCCGACGTATCCATCATCGCAATAATGACAGCATTGGAATGTGGCTTGATGATCTCTTCCCACGTCTTGAAGCGCAGGTCATCATCGGTGATCCCCAGCTCCATATCACTGTAGCCTGCCAGCGCATTTCGGCGGATGGCTGCGATCAGCGTACGTTTTTTATCAATGTTACCCATCAAGCCTTTTTTCCTGACATCATTGAACCGAGTCTCTTCCACGACGATTTGTTCCTCGTCTTTTTGTTGAAGGTTCGGCAGCTCCAGCTCGGCGAAAAGCATCTCCTGCAATTCTTCTACGCTGATTTCAGCCTCGTAGTAGTCTACACCTGGCTGATCACCCGCTCCCTGACCTTTTCCTGGCCCTTGTGCCGGATCGCCGTCACGGGCTACGACATCGCCTACTTTACTATTTCCTTTACCTTGACCGCCATGTTTTCCCTTTTGGAAGTTAAAACGCAATCGGTATTCATCCAGGGAGCGAATAGGGATCTTAATAACTTCCCGACCATTCGACATGATGATGTTTTCTTCGCTGACGAGATCGGGCAGATTTTTTTTGATCGCTTCTTTCACTTTTTCCTGGTGTCGATTTTGGTCCTGGTACCCTTTGCGGTGCAGCGACCAGTCTTCCCGGGAGACAATGAACGATGATTCATCTTTCATGCCGTCTCCTCCTAGCAACTGGCGCAATCTGCGCCGAATATGACGTGCTCCTCATGTCGCAAAAGTTCCGTCATCTGTTCAACAGGCTACCCACATAGCGCAGCAGCTCATTTGCGCAAACTGGGCAATATTGATGCTCTTCGATAAGACGCTTGGTAACCTCATTAATCTTCTTGAGCTGATGCTCATCTGGTGTTTTGTTCGAGGTCGTAATCTTGACGACATCCTTCAGATCGGCAAACAGCTTCTTCTCGATAGCTTCCCGCAGACGATCATGCGTGCTGTAGTCAAAACGCTTCCCTTTACGCGCATAGGCCGAGATACGGATGAGAATTTCTTCACGGAAGGCCCGCTTGGCATTTTCTGAGATGCCGATTTGCTCCTCGATAGAACGCATCAGGCGCTCATCTGGATCCATCTCCTCACCTGTAACGGGGTCACGGATTTTGTTCATGTTGCAATAAGCTTCCACATTGTCCAAATAGTTATCCATGAGCGTTTTTGCCGACTCTTCGTAGCTGTAGACAAACGCCTTCTGCACTTCTTTTTTCGCCAGCTCGTCGTATTCCTTGCGCGCGATAGAGATGAAGTTCATATACCTCTCCCGCTGCTCCTTGGTGATGGATGGATGCTGGTCAAAGCCTTCTTTTAGCGCCCGGAGAATATCAAGCGCATTGATGCACTCGGTGTCGCGGCGGATCAGTGCACTGGAGATACGGTTGATGACATAACGCGGATCAATACCAGACATTCCTTCATCGGAATGCTCGTTACGCAGCTCTTCCAGATCGGCTCCCTTGAAGCCTTCCACCGATTCACCGTCATACAGCCGCATCTTTTTCAGCAAGTCGGCCCCTTGTTTTTTCGATTCTTTCAGGCGGGTCATAATGGAAAAGACTGCTGCTGACCGGAGCGCATGCGGTGCAATATGCACATGCCCCAAGTCGGATTGCTTGATTAATTTTGCGTATATTTTTTCTTCGTCACTGACACGCAGATTATACGGCATCGGCATAACGATAATCCGAGATTGCAGTGCCTCATTTTTCTTATTCGCAATAAAAGCCTTGTACTCCGATTCATTCGTATGCGCAACAATCAGCTCATCTGCAGAAATGAGGGCAAAACGACCTGCCTTGAAGTTCCCTTCCTGTGTCAGCGACAGGAGATGCCACAAAAATTTCTCGTCGCATTTCAACATTTCCTGGAATTCCATCAATCCGCGATTGGCTTTGTTCAGCTCCCCATCAAAACGATACGCGCGCGGGTCAGACTCAGAGCCGTACTTCGTAATCGTCGAAAAGTCGATGCTCCCCGTCAAATCGGCAATATCCTGAGACTTCGGATCGGAAGGGCTAAATGTACCGATCCCGACACGATTGGCTTCGGAAAACAAAATCCGGTGAACAGGGAAATCTTCGATGCACCCTCCGAATTCGTTCTCCAACCTCATCCGGTTATAGGGCGTCAATTCCCCTTCAATCTTGATTCCCAGCTCTTCTTCTACCTCTGGACGCAACTCGTGCGGGATAAGATGAAGAGGTTCTTCGTGCATGGGGCAACCATCAAGTGCAAAGATCGCTCCGTCTTCCGTCCGAGAATACTCTTCCAGTCCTCGCTTGAGCATCGTTACGAGCGTAGACTTACCGCCACTGACAGGTCCCATCAAGAGCAAGATGCGTTTGCGAACATCCAGACGACGTGCAGCCGAGTGGAAATATTCCTCCACTAGGCGCTCAACAGAACGATCCAATCCGAAGATTTCTCGACTAAAAAATTGATACGAACGTGAGCCGTCCTCGTTCTCTTCAACCCCCGCGCTTTTAATCATGTTGTAGACGCGTGAGTGCGCCGTCTGGGCTATTTGCGGATTTTTACGTACCAGTTGCAAATATTCGGCGAATGTTCCTCTCCACATCAGGTTTTCTTCGCGGGCCCGGTGCTCAGCGATCCGTTTTAAAATGTCCATGTTCGACACTCCTCCCTCTTAAGCCCTCTCTCTTCCCAACGACAATGTACTCTCATGTATATGTCCGCCTGCGGTCACGCATTCACGTGCAAGCCGTTTTCTCCGGTTGCCAACAGGCTCTTACAGCCTTTACATATGTGTATGCGAGACATCTGCACAAGTTTCAGCAATCTTCCCATAAAAAATCCGTCACATTGCTTTTTAACAGCTTGGAAGATTACGGAATTGTAAGGTTTACCGTGCGTAGCTGTAAGTTGATTCGATGGTTTGTAAGCCCATCTCCCCTGTAAAATACAATCATAAGCAACATACACGGAGGCCAAGACGCATTGGCATAAAATAACAGGAGGAACGATCATGGATATTCAAGTAGAACGCATTCAAGTGAAAAAAGGACTTTATTTGACTGGCATCGCGAGCTTGGTGATTCTTGCGATATTCATTTACCAAGCAGTGACAGGGATGGAACTCGATACGGGTGAGAAACTGAGTGTATATATTGCGCTAAGTGCTTTTTTGAAGCTCGTGTATGACTATCGAAAATTGTCACTCACAAGGGCGCAACAGCTTTAATTCGTTTGCAAAGTGGGCAGGCTACGCTATAATGGGAGTAGTTTGTTTACGAAAGGAGCTGTCAAACGTGGGTACATTTATCGTAGCATTGGTCCTCGGAGCTTTTCTGTTTTTCATGCTGACAGCGGGCTACAACGAAGACAAAACCTGGAACATGTAAGAAGCATCCAGGGGAAAAAAGCAGGCTGCCTACTGTGGCAACCTGCTTTTTTTGTTTTCTTGTTATTTCTTATTCTCTTTCTTTTCTGCTTTCTTCGCTTCGATTTCAGCCTTGATTTCTTTTGCGCTCTTACCTGTTATGTCAACGCCCCACTTGGCCGCCTTTTCTTTCAGGTTCTCGAGCTGTTCTTGCTTCTTCGCTTCTTTTGCTGCCTTTTTCTCAACGTTTTCTGCTTTTTTTGCTACTTTTGCTTCTTTAATAGCCGCTTTTACTTCCTTCGCCGTCTTACCTGCTGTATCAACGCCCAGCTTCACAGCTTTATCATTTAGCTTGGCGAGTTGCTCTTGCTTCTTCGCTTCTTTTGCCGCTTTTTTCTCAACGTTTTCTGCTTTCTTTGCCGCTTTTGCTTCTTGAATGGCTGCTTTTACTTCCTTATTTGTTTTATCCGTGGTTTCTACGCCCCACTTGGTAGCCTTCGCGTTCAGTTTTGCTCTGTTTTCTTCCTTTTTCTCCGCTTTCGAGTGCTTAACCGTAGCATCCGCTGCTGTATCCGCTGCAGCCACAACAGAGATACCGCTAAACAGTAAGGTAGCCATCATCAGAGACGAAACAAGTTTTTTCATACAGATTTTTTCCTCCTTTATTATGTAAAACGTAGTCGTACACCCCTAGCCTACCTGATGATTTTGGGAAAAGTATGTGAAAAAGCAGGCTTGACCATTTTTTCAAACGGACAGCCTGCTTCTCGTCTATTCTTTCATGGTCATTCCTTAACCTGCAAACACACCGCTTTTTTCAGAAAGCGCCGTAAACAGCTCTTCTAATGATCCCCGCTGATCTACCGGATACTGAGGCTCACCGCGGTCTTCCATCCAATTAGTTACCAAAAACGTTTTCATTCCCAGCTTGGATGCGACCATGTCCTCCTGCATGTGATTCCCGACCATGACACAGTCTGTCGGTTCAACCCCGAGCTTTTGACAAATCTCCTTGTAGTAACCAGGATTCGGCTTTGTGAAATGCGACTCCTCGTAGACAGTGACCAGCTCGAAATCATTCGGGGACATCCCGATCCAAGCGAGGCGATGGTGAATCGCATCACGCGGGAAAACAGGATTCGTCGCTAC
This genomic stretch from Brevibacillus sp. DP1.3A harbors:
- the yhbH gene encoding sporulation protein YhbH, coding for MKDESSFIVSREDWSLHRKGYQDQNRHQEKVKEAIKKNLPDLVSEENIIMSNGREVIKIPIRSLDEYRLRFNFQKGKHGGQGKGNSKVGDVVARDGDPAQGPGKGQGAGDQPGVDYYEAEISVEELQEMLFAELELPNLQQKDEEQIVVEETRFNDVRKKGLMGNIDKKRTLIAAIRRNALAGYSDMELGITDDDLRFKTWEEIIKPHSNAVIIAMMDTSGSMGVFEKYIARSFFFWMVRFLRTKYEKVEIVFIAHHTDAKEVTEDTFFSKGESGGTICSSAYKKALEIIDSRYPTSQYNIYPFHFSDGDNLTSDNERCVKLVKELMERCNMFGYGEVNQYNRHSTLMSAYRHIKEPKFMHCVIREKGEVYKALRTFFGKKEAVK
- a CDS encoding PrkA family serine protein kinase, with the translated sequence MDILKRIAEHRAREENLMWRGTFAEYLQLVRKNPQIAQTAHSRVYNMIKSAGVEENEDGSRSYQFFSREIFGLDRSVERLVEEYFHSAARRLDVRKRILLLMGPVSGGKSTLVTMLKRGLEEYSRTEDGAIFALDGCPMHEEPLHLIPHELRPEVEEELGIKIEGELTPYNRMRLENEFGGCIEDFPVHRILFSEANRVGIGTFSPSDPKSQDIADLTGSIDFSTITKYGSESDPRAYRFDGELNKANRGLMEFQEMLKCDEKFLWHLLSLTQEGNFKAGRFALISADELIVAHTNESEYKAFIANKKNEALQSRIIVMPMPYNLRVSDEEKIYAKLIKQSDLGHVHIAPHALRSAAVFSIMTRLKESKKQGADLLKKMRLYDGESVEGFKGADLEELRNEHSDEGMSGIDPRYVINRISSALIRRDTECINALDILRALKEGFDQHPSITKEQRERYMNFISIARKEYDELAKKEVQKAFVYSYEESAKTLMDNYLDNVEAYCNMNKIRDPVTGEEMDPDERLMRSIEEQIGISENAKRAFREEILIRISAYARKGKRFDYSTHDRLREAIEKKLFADLKDVVKITTSNKTPDEHQLKKINEVTKRLIEEHQYCPVCANELLRYVGSLLNR